The sequence TTTTCACAAATAAAGCCATTGGATGCCATGCTATCTGATTATCAATATCCTTACGAAGTACATTTTAAGGACTTAAAATCTCAGGATAACAATCTGAAGATGGCTTATATGGATGTAGAACCTCAAAAAGCCAATGGAAAAACTATTCTGCTCCTTCATGGGAAAAATTTTAACGGAGCCTATTGGGAAAGAACCGCGAAAGATCTTTCGGAAAAAGGATTCAGAGTGATTATTCCGGATCAGATTGGGTTTGGAAAGTCTTCAAAACCGCATAGCTATCAGTTTTCCTTTTCACAACTGGCAGAAAATACAAAAGCTGTTTTGGATGAATTAGGAATTGATAAGACCATTGTTCTGGGACATTCAATGGGGGGTATGGTAGCTACAAGGTTTACGTTGCTTTATCCTGAAAAAGTTCAAAAACTAATCCTTGAAAACCCTATCGGACTTGAAGATTATAAAACGTTTGCAGCCTACCAGAATATAGATCAGGCCTACCAATCAGAACTTAAGAATACGGCGGAAACCTATAAAAATTATCAGTTAAAGTTCTATTATGATAATAAATGGAAAGCAGAATATCAGCCATGGCTGGATCTTATTGCTGGCTGGACATTACATAAAGACTATCCACAGGTAGCGTGGGATGCTGCATTGACCTCTGATATGATCTATAACCAGCCTGTTTGCTATGAGTTTAAAAATATAAAAGTTCCCACTTTACTCATCATTGGAACCAGAGACAGAACTGCAATAGGGAAAGATAGAGCTCCAAAGGAACTTCAGCCTAAAATGGGGCAGTATCAGGAACTGGGAAAGAAAACCCAGCGTGAAATTGCAGGTTCTCAACTGGTGGAATTAGAAAACGTTGGTCATCTTCCGCATATTGAAGTCTATCCTAAGTTTTTTGAGGCTTTATATAACTTTATTAAATAATCTGAACAGGTTCTTTTCCTAAATGATTGTTTGTAATCTGGCTGTAACAAGGAACTAAAACGACTGTATAATTTTCTATTTATCCAAAACTGGTGATAAACAGAAATTTGTTAACTTTGGGGACACACTAAAGACGAAATGAGTTAATGATGTCGGAGATAAGATTATCTAAAAAACAAATTCTACACAGATTAAATACGATCAAAATAAGACCTTCCGGACTTCAAGGGAGAAAGTATGGGGTGTCTGTGAAATATTTTTCCGGTAACGATGAGAAACCCTCCAAAAGGATAGATTATACTGTAGCTGCAAACCTTAATGTTGAATACGGAAAGGGAACATTAAGCCTTAATAAGGAAGATATTTTCTATAATCAACATGAGCCGGACAAAATCAATGAAATTATTTCATCAGCATTGTCTGCCACTATTTACCCTGTGGAAGTAGATCTTAATGAAAAAGGAACCGGCACTGGCGAGATCATCAATCACGACAAGATGATGGAAAGATGGAAGATTCAAAAATCAAAAATATCAGAAAAATATAGTAGTAAAGAGCTTGATGTTTTCTTTACCAATTTTGAAAATAAACTTCAAAATAAAGCTGTTATTGAGCAAAGTCTGCACAATGACTGGTTTTGGAACCTGTTTTTTCATCCTAAATTCATTCATTACGGAGATACCAGAACTGTTGAAAGAGATCTCTATCTTTCAGTGATTCCTTATCATGGACCGTTGAAATTTTCAGGAATACAGACTATCGATAAGTTTCCTACAGATTACCATTCCTTTGTCATAAAATTTGAAAGCGAAGAACTATTGGCTCCACGGTATTTTTATCCCGAGGGTCACCATGATGATGGGACTCTTTATATGACCCTTAAAGTGATCTTCGATCATGATCTGTATCATCATTTTCCAATGCATACAAGAGCTTATTTTGAAGTATTCTCCAGAGATTGGTCGGGGAAGAAAGTATTCGTGAAAAAGATTCATTATACCCAATATCAGTTGGGATCAGAGGAATATAAAGGCAAAATATTAGATGAAAGCAGTCCTTTTATTACGGGTGGTCTTGTCAAAGTTCAGCCTAATAAATGGGGATTTGATAATTTCGAAAGGATCGAAAATGACTGGTAACGCTTATCGGTTCAGGAAAAAGACTTATTTTTACAAAAACACACCAAATGTCACTAAAAGAAAAAGTAGTACAGGGAGCACTCTGCCAATGTAAATTTGGCTCTGCTCCGGATAAACTGAAAGTGCTTACACAAACCAAATATTATGTGAATGACAATGCAGGCAGCAGTAAGCTTGCCGCAACTCATAAAGATATCGGAGCTACCTTTGAGAAGAATACTTTTGGTTCATGCTCCAAAAAAAATAATACCCCATGCTCAGCTGTAGTTACCCAATGGAGCGGCTATTACGAAAAAGAACTCTACGATCCACCCGGAGGTTATATCCTGCTGCAAGACAGCAAAGCAACCTGTCCCATCGGAGGTACAGACTGTATTTCTATTATTAAATCCGGACAAATGGGAGAACCTACCAAAAAGAATCTTCAGAATTCGGATAGTGAATTGCAGTCGCATGTGAATCCTTTGATGGATATGAAGAACCTTGATAAAAAAGATCCTTACAAATTCTTAAATGCTGAATAATTATGCCGGATAATATTGAAAATACAGTAGGACTACAGTTTTGTCTATGGAAAGAAAACAATAAGGTAAACTCCGTCCCTAAAGGAAATACCTATCCATTATATTTAAATAAGCGGAATGAATTTTTTGTTGATGAAAGCTGTGTGGGAAAGAAAAGCAAAAATCCCAAACATACGGTGGAGCAGGCTAGATGGGCTTTTATTTATGACTTTTTTTATAAAAATTTAGAGAAAGCTAAACAAGAAGATATTACTGAAAACTTATGGGGCCCCTTGAGTGGAGGTAAGGAAAAGATAGCCAAATATGGACTAGGACTAAAATATAAACAAGGGAGCAGCCTTGTCTTTAATCCTCAGGCCTATAGCTATTATTTTGGATTTAAACAGAGGGTGGAACTTTTTAGTGAAAATCCAGGAACGGGTTTTTATTTTTATATTGTTCCCGTAGATAAACCTAAAATATCCTATGCCTATTTTACCAAGAGTGAAGAAGTGAAACACTATGGAGAAAGTGTTACACTACAAATTATGCTTCATGCCTATAATTTGGATGAGAAGAATAAATATAAGGCAAAGTTATATCTGTTAGAAGAAACCTCAGCAAAAGGACTTACGGAAACTGATGATTTTGAAGATAATAATCTTTGGAAAGAGCCTAAGGTGTATAATATCTCAAATAATGTGAGGGCAGATGATGATTGGAATTCTTATATCAATACTACATTCCCTATAGAAATTGAATGGAAAAAGAATCAAAATGTAAAGAAGAATTTTACGGTTATATTGGAAATCTATAGATATTGGAACGAGCCAGGTATGATTTATGGAACCAATTCCAAGGAAGAAAGGGTAAATTATAAAAATTATGCAGATGATCCTACAAGTGATCTTATAGAATACGATCCCAAGGTATTGGGCTTGAAGGATATCGATGATAAAAATTCGATTTCCAGTAGATTCATTGTGTCTGAAGAATTAATGGATCATTATCTTACTCGTATTGAACAGGAGAAAAATAATATGATTCAATATATTGGGGATATTGAGTACAATCAAAGGGAGTTTGATCCATGCGGATATTCAAAGATTACGGTAAAAGATGAGGATGATAAAGATAGAGAAACTTTTGTCATATTTGATGAAACGGCAACCGTAGGTCCGATAGATAAAAGTAAGGAAAGTTTTAATATTATAACCGGAGATAGCCGGAAGAATATTTCCATTACTTTAGACAAACTTACTACTCAAGATACCTTTTGTCAAGGATTATTGCTGGATGAAGGGCAAAAACATTCTGAGAAGAAGAATGTCTTCCAAGTAGACAAAGTTTATGCTGCCTTAAAAAATGGAGCTACACATGTAAGACAGGCAGATACTACCCATCATGAACAGCAGAGAAGTGCAGGAGTTGCAACAACCAAAGAAAATGAAAGTGATACAGATGTTTTAAAAACAAATAATGCATATCAGGTAGCTGTAGCTCAGCAATGGAAAGAAGGAGTTGACTATAAGATTGACAGCAATGAGAAGATTACCTTGATGTTGAGGTATATGTATAATAAGACTGCTTTTGAAAGTTTTCAAAACCCTGATAATACAAGAGCAAATAATGCAATAAATTTATTATGGATTTTCAGATACTTTTGGTTTACGGATAAAACTGCCCAAGTTTATTTTTTACCTGTATCTACTTGCAGATATCCCAATCAATTGGTTAAGATAAATGTTTGGCCGGATATTGAATGGGAAGTTTCATTCATTATTTCAACCAATGAATCTCATACTTTGAGTTTCGGAAAAAAGGAGGATTTAACTAGTTATCCTGCAGGACAAGGATTGAGATTCTCAGATAAGTTTAAGTTCAAGAGTGAATATAAAGGATTTAGCTTTTCTACAGATATTTCTGTAAAGGTGAATGGTGATGTTCACAAATTTGGAATGGAAAAGATTGAAAATATCATAAAAAAACTTGCTGATTTGAAGTCGTTTTTAGATAAATTTAATCCTGAAAATTCAGCAAATGCTAGTACTGGAGGCTTTAAGGAATATTTTAGCTTTAAGCTTGTCTCTCCAAATGTGGTATTGGCTTTTAAATGGAACCTAGGGAGTGTTGTTGAAAAGGAAAATAACCATAAAGTTGTAACAATGCTTAACGGAGCTTTCAAATTGGCTCCTCTTATCGGAATAAACTTTGAAGTTGATTTATTTGTTATTACAGATAGTATCAAAGTGTATGGTATTGGTGATATTACAAAATTTATCAGAAAAGCTATTGAATGGGTGACTGAAACAGACATATATTTGCTGGCTTATGTAAATATTGAATTGAATGGAGAATTCACTATAGTATATAATTCAATCAATGGTATTGATGATAAGAAATCTAACAAGAAGGCTATTTTAAGTATTCCATTCGGTGTTAAAGGAGGTATAAAAAGTAATGAGGAAAACGTCATCATACTGCCTACAGGTGAGAAAAAAGAAAGATTCGAAGCAGAAATCTCCATCAACTCAGGAATTGAGATTGTAGAAGAATTAGGAACCGATAATACTGGCCCTTATAAAAAGAATAGCTATGTTTTCAAAGGTTTGAACGTAAAGGTTGTTATAGTGGAAAATGTCTTCAGTAGAAATAGAATCTCAGTAATACCAAAGATTGACGAAACTTTTGAGGTAATGAAAGAGGACAAGATCGGTCCTGAAAGTATTGAATATTTAAATAATAAAAAAGATGAGAAATAAAAATAAGTATATTGCTATCCTTCTTCTGAATCTAAATCTAATAATGATTTCTTGCCAATCCAAATCAGAAAAGGTTGATTTGAACATTGTACAGGAATCTTATGTAAATCTTGCAAACGGTAAACAAGCTAATCAATTAAGATACCGAGATTATGTTGATCATCTGCACAGTCGAATCGTTTTGCAAGGAAATCAAATCCAAGAGAAATGGCAGCCTTTTAAAAATAATGGTAAGCTGGATTACATGGATGTTTATTTCAACAAAGAGAAAATCATTGGATTTAAAGGATATTTTGCTGATTCAAAGAATAATTCTGATGAGATATATAAAGATATTCTTAAGAAAATCTCAAGTGATAAGCAGTATCAGGAAATTGAATTAAAGAATGAAGATTCCAATATTGTAAGGAATGAATGGGAATCAAAGGAAATGATAGTAGGTGTCAAATATGAAAAAGTAAATAAAAGTATTGCTTTAATTGCTGTTAACAAAAATGAACTCCCTTATTTCTTTGATAAAATTTTTTATAGTGAGTTTTTAGATTTAACGAAATTCAGAAATAAGAATTCAGCTATTCATTTGAAGGAATTGCAAGTTCAACCGTCAAGCAACGATAAAAGCTTTTATAAAGATAAGTTCAATGAACTAAAAGGTGAGTACAATAAAAAAACAAAGTAAGAATGAACCAACCTATCTATAAAGTTGAAGTGAAAGCCTTTCTATGTTCAATAGAAATTGAAGTTAACGGCATACCTTGCTTTTCATACTTTAATGAGCCTCAAATTGCCACGGATATTCCAATTAATAATTTATTGTTTTCTTCCGGTGAACAAGACCTTAAATTTAAGATTTCACCGCTTTTCAATAATAAGGACTTCCATAAAGATGCTCAAATTGAATTGAATATTTTTGTAAAAGAAGCAAATGATTTTTATTTGAAGAAACAGGTAATACATTCTTTTGTACTTGATGAATCCCTTGAGAATAAACCCTTTTATGAAAACATTCTAAACTTTGATGCCAGTTTTCCATACCATCTGGATGTCAGTAAAATAAAGTATGATTTTTCCAGAGAAGAGCAAGATGAGTTGTTTTCTGAAGTATATCAGCAATATGAAATGTTGGCGAGCTATATTAAAGATGATGATTTGAAACAATATAATCAGTTTACGACAATTCGATTTGATGACTTTGTTAAGGCTCATTATTTAGAGAAAGATAGAAGACAGTATTTTTTGAATAAGGCGCTTTTTTCATATAAGGACTATGAACTGTCGTTGGTTCCAAAAGAAGAATATACTTTGAAATATTGCTTTAATAATAGATTAGTTTATCTGGAAAAATTGAATAATGCTCCTGGATTGGTATTGGAGGACAAAAATTCAAAAGAAGAAGGACTGCATTTTATAGAAAGTGCAATATTTTTTAGGAATAACCAAGGTCACTTAGAATTATTCAGATAAGGATAGTTTTCAAACTAATATATTTTGACAACTAAATCACAGCATATTTTAAGCTTTATGGCAAGAAACTTCTTGCTGTTCTTCCAGATATATGCAATTGTATATGTTTTTATAAACTCTTATATCGATGTATGGTTTACCTTGAATAAGGAAACCTTCTTTGAATTTGAGAAGGTGGTTGTCATCAATTTTTTTCAAGCAGAAGCGTTATTTCTATATATTCTCTATCATAAAATTAGGAACAAGAACTATGATGAGTTAAAAACCATGTATTTGAACTATCAGAAAGATATGGAGAGTCAAGGCTTCAACAAGCGTAAAGCAGGCATGGGAATGCTGGTGGCAATCCTCATTTTTGTAGCTCTTTTTGGTGTTGTGATATTCAAATCTCCGCTTGGGGATGTTATAGAGGTTGTGATAGGACTTAACCAGATCCTTTTGACTAATATGGAGATATTGATACCGTGCTTGTCATTGGCAGTCTTTCTTTATCTTCAACTGAAATCTGAAATCAAGGATTCTTCTTTTAACAATGCTATTGTTAGATTAGGAGGCATAATATATAGTTTTAAGATTTCAATATTCATATTCATTGTTCTATTTGTGATAAGGATTCTTTTCTCAGGCAGGGCAGAGGATTCCTTTGCCCCAGCAGGATTGTTAGCCATTAATATTGCTTTTTTGATTACAATTATTAAGCAAAAGTCATTTAATGCAATCAATAGTAAATCATGAAAAATAATAGCTTTTGGGTAAGCTTTTTCTCCCTTGTAATCATGCTTTTATTTCTTGGCTTCGGTGGAAAGGGAGTTTATTATAGCGTAGAGAAACTTTATAAGCATACCAGTTTGGTATTCGGGGTGGGCTTTAGTATTTATGGTTTTCCCCATTTGTTGTATTATGTTTGTCGATGATTCCACTAGGGTTGGGATTATACCTGCTTAAATATAATATAAGATTGATGATGGGTGAAAAACAATAATAATTTACTTTTTAATATGAGCGAAAATAAGAGTTTTAACTTTTTAATTGATTTGAATAATGTTGAAAGATCTGAAAAAGGAATATGGAAGTAAATAGTACAAAAAATCAATACAAAACAGAGAAAAAAAGAGATAGTCGTTTAGTCGCTATTCTCGCTACTGTATTTACACTTTTATTCCTGGCAATGGGGGTTGGGGGAGTCTATTACAATGGTAGCAAATTGTACAGGCATATCAATTTAGTATTTGGTGGAGTCAAAACAGAAGCAAGGATTACAGGATATAAAGAAAGCTGGTCGAAGGATGGTGACGAGATTAATTATACCAAAATGTATTCTCCGGTTATCACTTATTATGATTCTTCCAATCATTCGTATATCCTTCATGCTGATTATAGCAGTAACAGTAAAGAATGGTCCAATGATGTAACCGTGTATTTTGATAAAAAAGACCCTTCCAAAGCCATTCATAGTGGATTTTGGCATCTTTGGTTCGGGCCATTTCTATTCCTGTGTCTTTACATGATCCCATTAGTAATTGGATTGTTTGTTATAATATATTACATGGGAACATTAAAAAAGAAAAAACCGTTTATAACTTAAACGGTTTTTTCTTTTGGTTTGAATACCAGTAAAGTAATTACTCCAATTCCTGAAAAAATAAGGCATGAAATTCCCAGATGTTGAATGAATCCTATACTTACCAATCCGCTTCCTATCAGTATATAATAAATAAGCCCCAGCAATGCTCCCGCACTTCCGGTTTCATTTTTATAATGGATTAAAGCGGTGCTCAGAATATTCGGAATAGCCGTACTGAAAGCCATTACAATAAAGAAGTAAGGAATCAGAAAATAGATTCCATAACCGGTAAAGATCCATACAAAAATAGAAGCTATAAATGAGCCGATCACACTTGCGGTTACTAAAACATTAGAAGCAATATTTCTTAAAAGCAGAAACCTGTTCAGTTTTGCTCCTGCGAAAGTTCCTGCAGCCAAGATAATACTGCTGTATCCAAAAATATAAGATGAATACTGCTGTTCTTTGAAAATAAACGGAGCCAGTGAATAATAAGAAAATAGCAAAACATTAAAACTCATGACCAATAAACAGCATCTGATGATGTTGCGATCTCTGAGCATTCGCTTCAATAAATCGAGTAAGGTCTGAAAATTGATCTCTTTTCTGGAATGGTGAGTTTCAGAAACATTTCTTCTGGAAAGAATGTAAAATACAATTGCCGTCAGGCATAAAGTGATAAAAACTCCCTGATGACCTGTTGAAGAAGCAAGAACTGAACCTGTGGTCATTCCAATTACCGGACTGATGGATAAGCCAATCCCAATCCATGAAAATACTTTGCTGATATGGTCTTTGTCATAAGTATCACGAAGAATAGTCTGGGTAACGATGGACCCGACAGCAATACCAAAAGCGGAAATAATTCTTGCAGTAAGTAAAACCATGAAGTTAGGAGCGAAAATAGCCGCAAAAGTTCCGAGTCCATAAGTAATCAACCCATATTCCAACGATTTTTTTCTTCCGATTCTGTCGCATTGTACACCCCAAAATGCCACTCCTAGAGCAAAAGCAATAAAATAAAGGCTTATCGTTAAGGTAGCAGATTCTTCATTCACGCTGAATTTCTCCTGAACTATTGGTAATACAGGACTGTAAATGGTTTCCACAAACTGGGGAAGCATTACCAGAAGTGTCAATAGCCATAGAGGATTTGTCTTTTTCATTTTTTTTCTGCAAAGTTTTAAAAAAATCACTGTATATTTATAATGATATAAAAACAAAAAATATTGAAAATAGGACATGGCGATATTGAAACAAAATGAAGAATTTGATGCAGATGCTCTAAAAGAAAAAGTGATTGGAATAGCATCCGATATGGTCATGCACGATTCGGGATTTCACGACCACAAAACCAAAGCACAGCTGTTGTATGCGCCTTCAGGATGTATGACCGTAACGACTTCTGACAGGCAGTTTGTATTACCACCATTCAGAATGTTGTGGATACCAGTCAATGAAGTGCATCGGGTGAATTTTAGAAATATTGTAGCCTATAGATCTATTTATTTTGACAATGAATATGCTGAAAAGTACATGAGTTCCAGTCTCAGGGTTTTACACGTCAATCCTTTGTTGAAAGAACTCATCGAAAGGATCTGCTTTTGGGAATGGACGACTCTGAATATTTCTCAAAAGAATATTTTAAAAGTATTTTGGGATGAAATAGGAAATGCTCGTGAAGAAAATTTGGAACTTAGAATGCCTAAAGACAGACGCTTTAAGAAGGTAGTAGAAGAATGGACAATTCGAATCTCCATACCACCTATGCTAAAAAAACTGGCAGAAGAAACCGGAGCTGTTGAAAAGACCATTACCCGTATTTTTAAAAAGGAAACCAATCTTTCTTACCAGGAATGGAGACAGCAATGGCGTCTTCAGCGATCGATTGAGCTTCTGGTGGATGGAAATTCAATAGGAGAGGTTTCTCACATTTTAGGTTTCTCTTCAGACAGCGCTTTTATCGAATTTTTTAAAAAGTATACTGGTTCTACGCCCCTGCAATATCTAATAAAGAACGAATAAATCTACTACTACCTATAATATCCCAGTTGAAGACGTAATCATTCCCCGTGGCAAAAATTCAAAGAATTTTTGAGGGGGTGGTCAAACACACACATTTTATTTCTTGTCCTATGTAAAGTCTATTGGCAATTAATTTCCATAAAATTGTATAACCAAACTAAAATAAATACCATGGATAATTATACCAATACAATAGAAGTAAAAACTACTGCAGACAAATCTTATGGTGCTTTAGCTCATCAGATTCCGCTTTGGTGGACCGAAATGTTTGAAGGTTCTTCCGAGCAAACAGGAAATGTATTCACCATAAGATTTGGAGCTAATATTCACAAAACAATGCGGGTGAAAGAATCTATACTTAGTTCAAATATAATCTGGGAGATAGAAGACTCGTTAATTGCTCTTCCGGAGTTAAAGAACCAGACGGAATGGATTGGAACCACTATCGTTTGGGAACTAGCGCCAACAGGAGAAAATACACAAATAAAAGTTACCCATCTTGGCCTAAATCCGGATATTGAATGTTATGATATCTGCTCCAATGGCTGGGCGCAGTTTCTGGGTAGCCTAAAACTCTTCCTGGAAACTGGAAAAGGAACTCCTTACAAAGAATAATAGCATATCAGGATATTACTCATATTAACCACAGATGGCACAGATTTTCACAGATGTTTGAGAATAGGAGTAAGGGGGAGCTCTCCATCGACCTAGGAATTAGGAGCGTTAAGAAAATTTGAATGTAATCCGTTAAAAAATTTCCATTGTCTGAGCATTGGGGGCCAATTTTGAATCGAAGCAGCACAAAATGATCCATGCGAGTTTGGAAATTTTAGGAGTACGTTTACACTTTTAGCGGATAATTCCAGTCTTGAACTTTTGTATACTTTTGTTTCAAGGCAAAAGTATAAAGAGATAAAAAATTCTACACAGAAATAATATCATCATTTATTACCAATTACTCATAAAAAAAGAAGCTGTTTACGTGTAAACAGCCTCTTTTTGTATTTATTGTTGTCTGAATTATTTCTTCTTGTAAGCAGCGTCTTTAATTCTCGCTTTTTTACCTCTAAGATCTCTGAAGTAGTAGATTCTAGCTCTTCTAACTCTACCTCTTCTGTCAACCTCAATTTTTTGAAGTGCAGGTAAGTTGATAGGGAATACTCTTTCTACACCTACATCACCAGACATTTTTCTGATGGTAAAAGTTTTTGTAGAACCAGTACCTCTTAATTGGATAACTGTCCCTTTGAAGAACTGAGTTCTAGTTTTTTGTCCTTCTTTAATTTCGTAATACACAGTAATTGTATCACCTGCTTTGAATTCAGGGAATTCTTTTTTCGCAATGTACTTGTCTTGTACGTACTTTAATAAATCCATTATTAATAAAATAAAATGTTAAAGCTAAGCAACTTACACGCTTATCGTCAGAGGTTGAATAACAGGTTGCAAATGTACAAAATAGTTTTCGAATACACCAAATATTTAATGTACTAAAAACTATAATTTTTTCATTCCGGTTTCATTAAAAAATTAACAGATTCTTTAAGATTCCATCAGGCAGAGTTTATATGGGACCTCTACTTTTGCCCGAAATAAAAATCAGAGTGATGATTTTTTTAAATTATTGATTTACAAATTAAAACTCTATATGTCATTTTAAAATTAAGCGATTATGAAACATTATTTCTTCTTTTTTTGTTTCGCGGCCCAAATGGCATTCGGACAGGTTTTGTTCCCATATCTGCAAAACCCGACACCGAATTCCATGATCGTTAATTGGAAGACCGCTTCCGATAACGAAACAACCGTGATCTACGGGGATTCCCCAACCAATCTGAATGTAACGGTAACCGGTACTACCAACATTTTTTCAGATACAGGATATAACAATAATTATTATTATCACACGGCAAAAATTACCAATTTACAGCCTAATACTAAGTATTATTATAAGATAAAAACCGGAGTTAATGAATCTGCAGTTTACAATTTCAGAACTCTTCCTTTACCGGGACAGCCGGTAACAGCCAATGGAAAGATCCGCTTCCTAATTATGGGAGATAACCAGATCAAAGCAGAACCTAGATACGACAGTCTTACTTTGAATGCTTTTAAAAAATTAAAAGAGAAATTCGGAGCGGGTTCTGATCCATCGGATAATATTGCTCTTACTTTTATGGTAGGAGACCAGGTGGATGTGGGAACACTGGATCATTATGAGAATGTTCACTTCAAAAAGAATATTAAATTATCACCATACCTGCCTATCCAGACCACTGTAGGAAACCACGAAACCTATGGAACTCTCGGAATGAAT is a genomic window of Chryseobacterium nakagawai containing:
- a CDS encoding SRPBCC family protein, whose translation is MDNYTNTIEVKTTADKSYGALAHQIPLWWTEMFEGSSEQTGNVFTIRFGANIHKTMRVKESILSSNIIWEIEDSLIALPELKNQTEWIGTTIVWELAPTGENTQIKVTHLGLNPDIECYDICSNGWAQFLGSLKLFLETGKGTPYKE
- a CDS encoding DUF4280 domain-containing protein gives rise to the protein MSLKEKVVQGALCQCKFGSAPDKLKVLTQTKYYVNDNAGSSKLAATHKDIGATFEKNTFGSCSKKNNTPCSAVVTQWSGYYEKELYDPPGGYILLQDSKATCPIGGTDCISIIKSGQMGEPTKKNLQNSDSELQSHVNPLMDMKNLDKKDPYKFLNAE
- a CDS encoding alpha/beta fold hydrolase, with translation MRYFRNIATAIVLVTGSGILFSQIKPLDAMLSDYQYPYEVHFKDLKSQDNNLKMAYMDVEPQKANGKTILLLHGKNFNGAYWERTAKDLSEKGFRVIIPDQIGFGKSSKPHSYQFSFSQLAENTKAVLDELGIDKTIVLGHSMGGMVATRFTLLYPEKVQKLILENPIGLEDYKTFAAYQNIDQAYQSELKNTAETYKNYQLKFYYDNKWKAEYQPWLDLIAGWTLHKDYPQVAWDAALTSDMIYNQPVCYEFKNIKVPTLLIIGTRDRTAIGKDRAPKELQPKMGQYQELGKKTQREIAGSQLVELENVGHLPHIEVYPKFFEALYNFIK
- the rplS gene encoding 50S ribosomal protein L19 gives rise to the protein MDLLKYVQDKYIAKKEFPEFKAGDTITVYYEIKEGQKTRTQFFKGTVIQLRGTGSTKTFTIRKMSGDVGVERVFPINLPALQKIEVDRRGRVRRARIYYFRDLRGKKARIKDAAYKKK
- a CDS encoding AraC family transcriptional regulator, whose translation is MAILKQNEEFDADALKEKVIGIASDMVMHDSGFHDHKTKAQLLYAPSGCMTVTTSDRQFVLPPFRMLWIPVNEVHRVNFRNIVAYRSIYFDNEYAEKYMSSSLRVLHVNPLLKELIERICFWEWTTLNISQKNILKVFWDEIGNAREENLELRMPKDRRFKKVVEEWTIRISIPPMLKKLAEETGAVEKTITRIFKKETNLSYQEWRQQWRLQRSIELLVDGNSIGEVSHILGFSSDSAFIEFFKKYTGSTPLQYLIKNE
- a CDS encoding MFS transporter — its product is MKKTNPLWLLTLLVMLPQFVETIYSPVLPIVQEKFSVNEESATLTISLYFIAFALGVAFWGVQCDRIGRKKSLEYGLITYGLGTFAAIFAPNFMVLLTARIISAFGIAVGSIVTQTILRDTYDKDHISKVFSWIGIGLSISPVIGMTTGSVLASSTGHQGVFITLCLTAIVFYILSRRNVSETHHSRKEINFQTLLDLLKRMLRDRNIIRCCLLVMSFNVLLFSYYSLAPFIFKEQQYSSYIFGYSSIILAAGTFAGAKLNRFLLLRNIASNVLVTASVIGSFIASIFVWIFTGYGIYFLIPYFFIVMAFSTAIPNILSTALIHYKNETGSAGALLGLIYYILIGSGLVSIGFIQHLGISCLIFSGIGVITLLVFKPKEKTV
- a CDS encoding DUF3592 domain-containing protein codes for the protein MEVNSTKNQYKTEKKRDSRLVAILATVFTLLFLAMGVGGVYYNGSKLYRHINLVFGGVKTEARITGYKESWSKDGDEINYTKMYSPVITYYDSSNHSYILHADYSSNSKEWSNDVTVYFDKKDPSKAIHSGFWHLWFGPFLFLCLYMIPLVIGLFVIIYYMGTLKKKKPFIT